The Kitasatospora sp. NBC_00374 genome has a segment encoding these proteins:
- a CDS encoding PaaI family thioesterase gives MTTLPTAEADKILADNFAPWVQALGLSVAETGERHAVLRLPWSGQLAREGGGLSGQALMAAADTACVIAVSAARGGFGPMTTVQQSTTFQRAVVEVDVLVTARVTKLGRRLAFVDVTLTAEGEQEPAAHAAAVYAFPG, from the coding sequence GTGACGACTCTCCCCACCGCCGAGGCGGACAAGATCCTGGCCGACAACTTCGCGCCCTGGGTGCAGGCGCTCGGCCTGTCGGTGGCCGAGACCGGCGAACGGCACGCCGTGCTGCGGCTGCCCTGGTCCGGCCAACTGGCCCGCGAGGGCGGCGGGCTGTCCGGCCAGGCCCTGATGGCGGCGGCCGACACCGCCTGCGTGATCGCCGTCTCGGCGGCCCGCGGCGGCTTCGGGCCGATGACCACCGTCCAGCAGTCGACCACCTTCCAGCGCGCGGTGGTGGAGGTCGACGTGCTGGTCACCGCCCGGGTGACCAAGCTCGGGCGGCGGCTGGCCTTCGTCGACGTCACGCTGACCGCCGAGGGCGAGCAGGAGCCCGCGGCACACGCCGCCGCCGTGTACGCCTTCCCCGGCTGA
- a CDS encoding cytochrome P450, with protein MTPDEVFRPETYADGVPYALFRELRASAPVCRIGEPEVAGWPAGPGYWGVFRHADVTYVLATPELFSSNLGATQIRDPDTPADLAFVRSMMLNQDPPDHSRLRRIVAAAFTPRALRELSSEIDGWAAAAVDGIEAAGAADFVPVAADLPVRTLARVMGVPERDRVLLLDWASRVIGYQDADQAGSATADPRALSAAGRLALRHRPASSTGPDGRPVNPRSRAALADMFAYAHALAERPLPGSIMARMREGGLDRAEFENMFFLLAVAGNETLRNGLPGGLHTLLAHPEQYRLLCERPGLLDHAVEEMLRYWPPVMNFRRTATRDLELGGQLIRRGEKVVVYHASANRDETVFPDPDRFDLTRPTGGHLSFGHGPHFCLGARLARVQMRAMLRQVLTRLPRLRPAGPPVRLVSNFQNGLKHLPLRWG; from the coding sequence GTGACCCCTGACGAGGTGTTCCGCCCGGAGACCTACGCCGACGGCGTGCCGTACGCGCTCTTCCGGGAGCTGCGCGCGAGTGCGCCGGTCTGCCGCATCGGCGAACCCGAGGTCGCCGGCTGGCCCGCCGGGCCCGGCTACTGGGGGGTCTTCCGGCACGCGGACGTCACGTACGTGCTCGCCACCCCGGAGCTGTTCTCGTCGAACCTCGGCGCCACCCAGATCCGAGACCCGGACACCCCCGCTGACCTGGCCTTCGTCCGCTCGATGATGCTCAACCAGGACCCGCCCGACCACTCCCGGCTGCGCCGGATCGTGGCCGCGGCGTTCACCCCGCGCGCCCTGCGCGAGCTCTCCTCGGAGATCGACGGCTGGGCCGCCGCCGCGGTCGACGGGATCGAGGCGGCGGGCGCGGCGGACTTCGTCCCGGTGGCCGCGGACCTGCCGGTCCGGACCCTGGCCCGGGTGATGGGAGTCCCCGAGCGGGACCGGGTGCTGCTGCTGGACTGGGCGAGCCGGGTGATCGGCTACCAGGACGCCGACCAGGCCGGCTCGGCGACGGCCGACCCGCGGGCGCTGAGCGCGGCCGGGCGCCTGGCGCTGCGGCACCGTCCGGCGTCCTCGACCGGGCCGGACGGCCGCCCGGTCAACCCGCGCTCGCGCGCCGCGCTGGCCGACATGTTCGCCTATGCGCACGCGCTGGCCGAGCGGCCCCTGCCGGGCAGCATCATGGCCCGGATGCGGGAGGGCGGCCTGGACCGTGCGGAGTTCGAGAACATGTTCTTCCTCCTCGCGGTGGCGGGCAACGAGACCCTCCGCAACGGGCTCCCGGGCGGTCTGCACACCCTGCTCGCCCACCCCGAGCAGTACCGCCTGCTGTGCGAGCGGCCCGGGCTGCTGGACCACGCGGTGGAGGAGATGCTCCGGTACTGGCCGCCGGTGATGAACTTCCGCCGGACCGCGACCCGGGACCTGGAGCTGGGCGGGCAACTGATCCGGCGCGGCGAGAAGGTGGTGGTCTACCACGCCTCGGCCAACCGGGACGAGACGGTCTTCCCCGACCCGGACCGCTTCGACCTCACCCGCCCCACGGGCGGCCACCTGAGCTTCGGCCACGGCCCGCACTTCTGCCTGGGCGCCCGGCTGGCCCGCGTGCAGATGCGGGCGATGCTGCGTCAGGTGCTCACCCGGCTGCCCCGGCTGCGGCCCGCCGGGCCGCCCGTCCGCCTGGTGTCCAACTTCCAGAACGGGCTCAAGCACCTTCCCCTGCGGTGGGGCTGA
- a CDS encoding FAD-binding and (Fe-S)-binding domain-containing protein: MATGLAHALSAALRGEVRFGTAERAVYGYDASNYRHLPLGVVKPADTEDVRAALALCREFGVPIVPRGAGTSVGGQAIGPGAVVLDFRRHVNRIHSVDPDARTARVEPGVVLDDLQRAARPYGLRFGPDPSTHTRCTLGGMIGNDSCGAHSVAWGRTSDNLESLDLLLADGTELTVTGPLPPAARERLRRRPGREGELHRALQDLAADHLATLRQGMPRLPRRTSGYPVDALLPERGYDLVRAFTGTEGGCALVLGATVRLVEAPPARVLVVAGYPDETAAADAVPALLPLGPLTVEGMAADLIAALLAAGPRPPALDRLPEGGCWLFLEAGGGTPSEALEVAHALAAAVRRAPRATTAVVTDPDEQRQLWGVREAGAGIVTRLPDGGEAWPGWEDSAVPVERLGGYLRELRALLARHGLRGVPYGHFGEGCVHLRLDWPLTDPARLGGFRAFMEQAADLVVAHGGSLSGEHGDGQARAELLPRMYPPEIIDLFGRFKRIWDPDDLLNPGSLVNPRPFDADLRFPGRDLPLALPYPQDDGSLLKAVHRCVGVAKCVDTTGGVMCPSYMATGEERHSTRGRARLLAEMLRGEVVTDGWRSEEVREALDLCLGCKGCASDCPVHVDMATYKAEFLHQHYRHRLRPAAHLSMGWLPLWLRGAALAPRLANRLMRDPRTGALLRRLGGIDPRRALPPLPEQTFVGWFRRYRAEHPEPAGAQPVLLWPDSMANLLDPEPARAAVEVLEALGFAVRLPDGPVCCGLTLVSTGQLSLARRVMRRSLRALPADLPVIGLEPSCTAALREEWPRLLGAGAGGLPGRVRTLAEFLDGAGVDLPYLGGRAITQVHCHQHAVLGTAADRRIEAGIGVANQVLDSGCCGLAGNFGFERGHYEVSVAAAERVLMPAVRAADPDTVVLADGLSCRVQITQLGDGRRPVHLAELLRRALREGGRPPVDPEVSPTAGEGA; encoded by the coding sequence ATGGCCACCGGTCTCGCCCACGCCCTGTCCGCCGCCCTGCGCGGCGAGGTCCGCTTCGGCACCGCCGAGCGTGCGGTGTACGGCTACGACGCGTCCAACTACCGCCATCTGCCGCTCGGCGTGGTCAAGCCCGCCGACACCGAGGACGTCCGCGCCGCGCTGGCGCTGTGCCGGGAGTTCGGCGTGCCGATCGTCCCGCGCGGCGCCGGGACGAGCGTCGGTGGCCAGGCGATCGGCCCGGGCGCGGTGGTGCTGGACTTCCGGCGCCACGTCAACCGGATCCACTCCGTCGACCCCGACGCCCGCACCGCCCGGGTCGAACCCGGGGTCGTCCTGGACGACCTGCAGCGGGCCGCCCGCCCGTACGGGCTGCGCTTCGGCCCCGACCCCTCCACCCACACCCGGTGCACGCTAGGCGGCATGATCGGCAACGACTCCTGCGGCGCGCACTCCGTCGCCTGGGGCCGTACCAGCGACAACCTGGAGTCGCTCGACCTGCTGCTCGCCGACGGCACCGAGCTCACCGTCACCGGCCCGCTCCCGCCCGCCGCCCGTGAACGGCTGCGCCGACGGCCCGGCCGCGAGGGCGAACTGCACCGGGCGCTGCAGGACCTGGCCGCCGACCACCTCGCCACCCTCCGGCAGGGCATGCCCCGGCTGCCGCGCCGCACCTCCGGGTACCCGGTGGACGCGCTGCTGCCCGAGCGCGGCTACGACCTGGTACGGGCGTTCACCGGCACCGAGGGCGGCTGCGCGCTGGTGCTCGGCGCGACCGTCCGGCTGGTCGAGGCCCCGCCCGCCCGGGTGCTGGTGGTGGCCGGCTACCCGGACGAGACGGCGGCCGCCGACGCCGTCCCGGCCCTGCTGCCGCTCGGCCCGCTCACCGTCGAGGGCATGGCCGCCGACCTGATCGCCGCCCTGCTCGCGGCCGGCCCGCGCCCGCCCGCACTGGACCGCCTGCCCGAGGGCGGCTGCTGGCTGTTCCTGGAGGCCGGGGGCGGCACCCCCAGCGAGGCCCTTGAGGTCGCCCACGCCCTGGCCGCGGCCGTGCGGCGCGCACCGCGGGCCACCACCGCCGTGGTCACCGACCCCGACGAGCAGCGCCAGCTGTGGGGCGTCCGGGAGGCCGGCGCCGGGATCGTCACCCGGCTGCCCGACGGCGGCGAGGCCTGGCCCGGCTGGGAGGACTCGGCGGTGCCCGTCGAGCGGCTCGGCGGCTACCTGCGCGAACTGCGCGCCCTGCTGGCCCGGCACGGCCTGCGCGGCGTCCCGTACGGGCACTTCGGCGAGGGCTGTGTGCACCTGCGCCTGGACTGGCCGCTGACCGACCCCGCGCGGCTCGGCGGCTTCCGGGCGTTCATGGAGCAGGCCGCCGACCTGGTGGTCGCACACGGCGGGTCGCTGTCCGGCGAGCACGGCGACGGACAGGCCCGCGCCGAACTGCTGCCCCGGATGTACCCGCCGGAGATCATCGACCTGTTCGGCCGGTTCAAGCGGATCTGGGACCCGGACGACCTGCTCAACCCCGGCTCCCTGGTCAACCCGCGCCCGTTCGACGCCGACCTCCGCTTCCCCGGCCGCGACCTGCCGCTCGCCCTCCCCTACCCGCAGGACGACGGCAGCCTGCTCAAGGCCGTGCACCGCTGCGTCGGGGTCGCCAAGTGCGTCGACACCACCGGCGGGGTGATGTGCCCGAGTTACATGGCCACCGGCGAGGAGCGGCACTCGACCCGCGGCCGGGCCCGGCTGCTCGCCGAGATGCTGCGCGGCGAGGTGGTCACCGACGGCTGGCGCTCCGAGGAGGTCCGCGAGGCGCTGGACCTCTGCCTCGGCTGCAAGGGCTGCGCGAGCGACTGCCCGGTCCACGTCGACATGGCCACCTACAAGGCCGAGTTCCTGCACCAGCACTACCGGCACCGGCTGCGCCCGGCCGCGCACCTGTCGATGGGCTGGCTGCCGCTCTGGCTGCGGGGCGCGGCCCTCGCCCCGCGTCTGGCGAACCGGCTGATGCGGGATCCGCGCACCGGGGCCCTGCTGAGACGGCTGGGCGGGATCGACCCCCGCCGGGCCCTGCCGCCGCTGCCGGAGCAGACCTTCGTCGGCTGGTTCCGCCGGTACCGCGCCGAACACCCCGAGCCCGCCGGCGCGCAGCCCGTCCTGCTCTGGCCCGACAGCATGGCCAACCTGCTGGACCCGGAGCCCGCCCGGGCCGCCGTCGAGGTGCTGGAGGCCCTGGGGTTCGCCGTCCGGCTGCCCGACGGGCCGGTCTGCTGCGGGCTCACCCTGGTCTCCACCGGGCAGCTCTCGCTCGCCCGGCGGGTGATGCGCCGCAGTCTGCGCGCCCTGCCCGCCGACCTGCCGGTGATCGGGCTGGAGCCGAGCTGCACGGCCGCGCTGCGCGAGGAGTGGCCCCGGCTGCTCGGCGCCGGGGCCGGGGGGCTGCCCGGCCGGGTGCGCACGCTGGCGGAGTTCCTGGACGGCGCCGGGGTCGACCTGCCGTACCTGGGCGGCCGGGCGATCACCCAGGTGCACTGCCACCAGCACGCCGTCCTCGGCACCGCCGCCGACCGCCGGATCGAGGCCGGGATCGGTGTCGCCAACCAGGTCCTGGACTCGGGCTGCTGCGGCCTGGCCGGCAACTTCGGCTTCGAGCGCGGCCACTACGAGGTCTCGGTGGCCGCCGCCGAACGCGTCCTGATGCCCGCCGTGCGCGCCGCCGACCCCGACACGGTGGTGCTCGCCGACGGCCTGAGCTGCCGGGTCCAGATCACCCAGCTCGGCGACGGCAGACGGCCCGTGCACCTGGCCGAACTGCTCCGCCGGGCGCTGCGCGAGGGGGGCCGCCCGCCGGTCGACCCGGAGGTCAGCCCCACCGCAGGGGAAGGTGCTTGA
- a CDS encoding glycosyltransferase family 2 protein produces MAPPLITVVLPAFDHHQQLKDCLDALLAQSFRDFEVVLVVDRSPVCPERVADAYEIRDPRMSVLRLEAAVGIGRARNAGAARGTGRYLLFLDSDHLLAPDAFQAMADRLAETGDVDLLLFGHDREHGGRRWPGGAAELLAAAGPEVFGPLERPELLSAPPLVWDRLLRRGTVPAFPDGQYEEVPAVHEALLAAHRVAVLDRECVTIRRRHTVHPTGSPGSSHFDVFQQYEQSFGLLDERPGHEAVRPHLFTRMIRHYLFVFDLAGCVPRAERPQFFHRAAEHYRRFLPQGYRRPDGREGVKFSLLASGAYAAFEVAKLSHLARGAVGRR; encoded by the coding sequence ATGGCTCCACCGCTCATCACCGTCGTGCTGCCCGCCTTCGACCACCACCAGCAGCTCAAGGACTGTCTGGACGCGCTGCTCGCGCAGTCCTTCCGGGACTTCGAGGTGGTGCTGGTCGTCGACCGCTCCCCGGTCTGCCCGGAGCGGGTCGCCGACGCGTACGAGATCCGCGACCCCCGGATGTCGGTGCTGCGGCTGGAGGCGGCGGTCGGCATCGGCCGCGCCCGGAACGCCGGGGCCGCCCGCGGCACCGGCCGGTACCTGCTCTTCCTGGACAGCGACCACCTGCTGGCGCCGGACGCCTTCCAGGCGATGGCCGACCGGCTGGCGGAGACCGGCGACGTCGACCTGCTGCTGTTCGGCCACGACCGCGAGCACGGCGGCCGCCGCTGGCCCGGGGGCGCCGCCGAGCTGCTCGCCGCGGCCGGCCCCGAGGTGTTCGGCCCGCTGGAGCGGCCCGAGCTGCTCAGCGCTCCCCCGCTGGTCTGGGACCGCCTGCTGCGGCGCGGCACCGTGCCGGCCTTCCCGGACGGGCAGTACGAGGAGGTCCCGGCCGTCCACGAGGCACTGCTGGCCGCCCACCGGGTGGCGGTACTGGACCGCGAGTGCGTGACCATCCGGCGCCGGCACACCGTGCACCCGACCGGCTCGCCCGGCAGCAGCCACTTCGACGTCTTCCAGCAGTACGAGCAGAGCTTCGGGCTGCTCGACGAGCGGCCGGGCCACGAGGCCGTACGACCGCACCTGTTCACCCGGATGATCCGGCACTACCTGTTCGTCTTCGACCTCGCGGGCTGCGTCCCGAGGGCCGAGCGGCCGCAGTTCTTCCACCGCGCCGCCGAGCACTACCGGCGTTTCCTGCCGCAGGGCTACCGGCGGCCGGACGGCCGCGAGGGGGTCAAGTTCTCGCTGCTGGCGAGCGGGGCGTACGCGGCGTTCGAGGTCGCCAAGCTCTCGCACCTCGCCCGTGGGGCCGTCGGCCGCCGGTGA
- a CDS encoding transglycosylase SLT domain-containing protein: protein MQPPKHRLPRNRRTALITGVATLAVAGSATLALALPQDGKVAEAAAPQAVAAQSAQQLTDQAAAEAAKAQADLQAKADADAKAAADAAAAQAQADADAKAKADADAKAAAEAKAAADAKAKADAEARAKAAAKAKADADARAKAEAASRSQARSPLAAPVPTGSPKEIAAQLVPASQLQCFNNIVERESGWNVTATNPSSGAYGLMQALPGSKMASVGADWKTNPATQIKWGLQYMNETYGSPCAAWAFWQAHNWY, encoded by the coding sequence ATGCAGCCCCCCAAGCACCGACTGCCCCGCAACCGCAGGACCGCCCTGATCACCGGCGTCGCGACCCTCGCCGTGGCCGGCTCCGCCACGCTCGCGCTGGCCCTGCCGCAGGACGGCAAGGTCGCCGAGGCCGCCGCGCCGCAGGCCGTGGCCGCGCAGTCCGCGCAGCAGCTCACCGACCAGGCCGCCGCCGAGGCCGCGAAGGCGCAGGCCGACCTCCAGGCGAAGGCCGACGCCGACGCCAAGGCCGCCGCCGACGCCGCGGCCGCCCAGGCGCAGGCCGATGCGGACGCCAAGGCGAAGGCCGACGCCGACGCCAAGGCGGCCGCCGAGGCCAAGGCCGCCGCCGACGCCAAGGCCAAGGCGGACGCGGAGGCCAGGGCGAAGGCCGCCGCGAAGGCGAAGGCGGACGCCGACGCGCGGGCCAAGGCCGAGGCCGCGTCCCGCTCGCAGGCGCGCAGCCCGCTGGCCGCGCCGGTCCCGACCGGCTCGCCCAAGGAGATCGCGGCGCAGCTCGTCCCGGCGAGCCAGCTGCAGTGCTTCAACAACATCGTCGAGCGCGAGAGCGGCTGGAACGTCACCGCCACCAACCCGTCCTCGGGCGCGTACGGCCTGATGCAGGCGCTGCCGGGCTCCAAGATGGCCTCGGTGGGGGCCGACTGGAAGACCAACCCGGCCACCCAGATCAAGTGGGGCCTGCAGTACATGAACGAGACCTACGGCAGCCCGTGCGCGGCGTGGGCGTTCTGGCAGGCGCACAACTGGTACTGA
- a CDS encoding metallophosphoesterase, with product MVIVLVLLLGLGGVGLAQWYLWRRLVRDVSAPGGWYRRAGTVLAVVLPLLSVGALVGGRLLPLDVERWFAWPGFLWLALMLYLVLALVVGEAVRPLLMRWPRRPDGVPDGVPDGAADGAPGAASDAAGRTAPDGAAADPGRRLLVARSVAVAAGGAAAMVVGTGMYGVLSGPALKQVTVPLARLPRRAHGYRIAVVSDIHLGPILGRAHTQRIVDTINRAQPDLIAIVGDLVDGTVPELGPAALPLAQLRSRDGAFFVTGNHEYFSGAAPWVEFVRELGVHPLENARTELPWFDLAGVNDIQGTAEGQGPDYAKALGDRDRGRTAVLLAHQPVTIHQTVRYGVDLQLSGHTHGGQLWPGNYLAELANPTVAGLERYGDTQLYVTRGAGAWGPPVRVGAPSDITIVTLASSAA from the coding sequence ATGGTGATCGTTCTCGTGCTGCTGCTGGGTCTCGGCGGCGTCGGTCTTGCGCAGTGGTACCTCTGGCGGCGGCTGGTGCGGGACGTGTCGGCGCCGGGCGGGTGGTACCGGCGGGCCGGGACGGTGCTCGCGGTGGTGCTGCCGCTGCTGAGCGTCGGCGCGCTGGTCGGTGGGCGGCTGCTGCCGCTGGACGTGGAGCGGTGGTTCGCCTGGCCGGGGTTCCTGTGGCTGGCGCTGATGCTGTACCTGGTGCTCGCGCTGGTGGTGGGGGAGGCCGTGCGGCCGCTGCTGATGCGGTGGCCCCGGCGCCCGGACGGCGTTCCGGACGGCGTGCCGGACGGCGCTGCGGACGGTGCCCCGGGCGCGGCCTCGGACGCGGCCGGGCGGACCGCCCCGGACGGTGCGGCGGCCGACCCGGGCCGCCGGCTGCTGGTGGCCCGGTCGGTGGCGGTCGCGGCGGGCGGCGCCGCGGCGATGGTGGTCGGCACCGGGATGTACGGGGTGCTGAGCGGGCCGGCCCTCAAGCAGGTGACCGTCCCGCTGGCCCGGCTGCCGCGCCGGGCGCATGGCTACCGGATCGCCGTGGTCAGCGACATCCACCTCGGGCCGATCCTGGGCCGCGCGCACACCCAGCGGATCGTGGACACCATCAACCGCGCCCAGCCGGATCTGATCGCCATCGTCGGCGACCTGGTCGACGGCACGGTGCCCGAGCTCGGCCCCGCCGCCCTGCCGTTGGCTCAACTCCGTTCCAGGGACGGTGCCTTCTTCGTCACGGGCAATCACGAGTACTTCTCCGGCGCGGCGCCGTGGGTCGAGTTCGTCCGCGAGCTCGGCGTCCACCCGCTGGAGAACGCCCGCACCGAGCTGCCCTGGTTCGACCTCGCCGGGGTCAACGACATCCAGGGCACCGCCGAGGGCCAGGGCCCCGACTACGCCAAGGCGCTCGGCGACCGGGACCGCGGGCGTACCGCCGTCCTGCTGGCGCACCAGCCGGTCACCATCCACCAGACCGTCCGGTACGGGGTCGACCTCCAGCTCTCCGGGCACACCCACGGCGGGCAGCTCTGGCCCGGCAACTACCTTGCCGAGCTGGCCAATCCGACCGTCGCCGGGCTGGAGCGGTACGGCGACACCCAGCTCTACGTGACCCGGGGTGCGGGTGCCTGGGGCCCGCCGGTGCGGGTGGGAGCGCCGTCGGACATCACCATCGTCACGCTGGCGTCGTCGGCGGCCTGA
- a CDS encoding MFS transporter — protein MDQDRMHRSWLMLGLGTAGQTASTTVLYGLPFLIPAFRREFGLSLPAAGVLVSCPVFGILLALVGWGLVADRFGERIALAAGLLPAAAAMAVAANADGVRMLGALLVLAGATGSSVNSASGRLVIGWFPPDRRGVAMGVRQASQPLGTGLAAAVLPPIAASAGLGAALLFCAGLCAVTGVAIAVFAVDPPRPASAGAGRAPAPYRGTYLWRLHAVAALLCVPQFVVTGFALVFLIDARGWSPGTAGTVLAVANLTGAGVRLLAGWWSDRVGSRVRPMRVLILATAADLALLTLGAAWDSALGTAALLLAAGLTVSTNGLHNTAVAEYAGPRWAGRALGVHGVGQHSAIVLVPPLVGAVITGYGYTPAFAAAAVVPLLAAVVLPAERASAPWEPAGVPGPKPAAAGG, from the coding sequence ATGGACCAGGACCGCATGCACCGCAGTTGGCTGATGCTGGGACTCGGCACCGCCGGGCAGACCGCCAGCACCACCGTGCTCTACGGGCTGCCCTTCCTCATTCCGGCCTTCCGGCGGGAGTTCGGCCTGTCGCTGCCGGCCGCCGGCGTCCTGGTGTCCTGCCCGGTCTTCGGGATCCTGCTCGCGCTGGTGGGCTGGGGCCTGGTCGCCGACCGCTTCGGCGAACGGATCGCGCTCGCCGCCGGGCTGCTGCCGGCCGCGGCGGCGATGGCGGTGGCGGCGAACGCGGACGGTGTCCGGATGCTGGGCGCACTGCTGGTCCTGGCCGGGGCCACCGGCTCCTCGGTCAACTCGGCCTCCGGGCGGCTGGTGATCGGCTGGTTCCCGCCCGACCGGCGGGGTGTCGCGATGGGCGTCCGGCAGGCCTCGCAGCCGCTGGGCACCGGGCTGGCCGCCGCGGTTCTGCCGCCGATCGCCGCCTCCGCGGGCCTGGGCGCGGCGCTGCTGTTCTGCGCCGGGCTGTGCGCCGTCACGGGCGTCGCCATCGCGGTGTTCGCTGTGGACCCGCCGCGGCCCGCCTCCGCCGGGGCCGGTCGGGCCCCCGCCCCGTACCGGGGTACCTACCTGTGGCGGCTGCACGCGGTGGCCGCCCTGCTGTGCGTACCGCAGTTCGTGGTGACGGGCTTCGCGCTGGTGTTCCTGATCGACGCCCGCGGCTGGTCGCCGGGTACGGCCGGGACCGTCCTGGCGGTGGCCAACCTGACCGGTGCCGGGGTGCGGCTGCTGGCCGGCTGGTGGTCCGACCGGGTGGGCAGCCGGGTGCGGCCGATGCGGGTGCTGATCCTGGCCACCGCCGCGGATCTCGCACTGCTGACGCTGGGCGCGGCCTGGGACTCGGCCCTCGGCACCGCCGCACTGCTGCTGGCCGCCGGGCTGACCGTCAGCACCAACGGCCTGCACAACACCGCCGTCGCCGAGTACGCCGGGCCGCGGTGGGCCGGCCGCGCGCTGGGTGTCCACGGGGTGGGCCAGCACAGCGCCATCGTGCTGGTCCCGCCACTGGTCGGCGCCGTGATCACCGGGTACGGGTACACGCCGGCCTTCGCGGCCGCGGCCGTCGTCCCGCTGCTGGCCGCCGTGGTGCTCCCCGCGGAGCGCGCCTCGGCGCCGTGGGAGCCGGCCGGCGTCCCGGGGCCGAAGCCCGCGGCGGCGGGCGGCTGA
- a CDS encoding leucyl/phenylalanyl-tRNA--protein transferase gives MTSRTTDWWHTLAVSAAPADAPAAFCADLGADSLLAAYRSGLFPMPAADEYGRWMNEALYEDRVATGAIAVPGGDGELPYQVAWWSPDPRPVLIPGQARLGRRLARRLRNRLDWSTSVDRDFGRVVSQCAAGREPRWLTEELRRSLLALHERGWAHSVEVWQGPELVGGAFGVRAGPVLSLDSMFHRRPDASRVAVADLATRFGAVGGRLLDVQWDSPHIRSLGARPVPRQDYLDLLRSGPPVGPPATDLLPAARLA, from the coding sequence ATGACCAGCCGGACCACCGACTGGTGGCACACCCTGGCTGTGTCGGCCGCGCCGGCCGACGCACCGGCCGCGTTCTGCGCCGACCTGGGCGCCGACAGCCTGCTGGCCGCCTACCGGTCCGGCCTGTTCCCGATGCCCGCCGCCGACGAGTACGGCCGCTGGATGAACGAGGCGCTGTACGAGGACCGGGTCGCCACCGGGGCGATCGCGGTGCCCGGCGGTGACGGCGAACTCCCCTACCAGGTCGCCTGGTGGTCACCCGACCCGCGTCCGGTGCTGATCCCGGGCCAGGCCCGGCTCGGCCGCCGGCTCGCCCGGCGGCTGCGCAACCGGCTCGACTGGTCGACCAGCGTCGACCGGGACTTCGGCCGGGTGGTCTCCCAGTGCGCCGCCGGCCGGGAGCCGCGCTGGCTCACCGAGGAACTGCGGCGGAGTCTGCTCGCCCTGCACGAACGGGGCTGGGCGCACAGCGTCGAGGTCTGGCAGGGACCGGAGCTGGTGGGCGGTGCCTTCGGCGTCCGGGCCGGGCCGGTGCTCAGCCTGGACTCGATGTTCCACCGCCGGCCGGACGCCTCCCGGGTCGCGGTCGCCGATCTGGCCACCCGGTTCGGCGCCGTGGGCGGCCGGCTGCTGGACGTCCAGTGGGACAGCCCGCACATCCGCAGCCTGGGCGCGCGGCCCGTCCCCCGGCAGGACTACCTGGACCTGCTCCGCTCCGGCCCGCCCGTCGGGCCGCCGGCCACCGACCTGCTGCCGGCCGCCCGGCTGGCCTGA